A genome region from Populus alba chromosome 3, ASM523922v2, whole genome shotgun sequence includes the following:
- the LOC118035113 gene encoding hydroquinone glucosyltransferase gives MDNIQGQEASPQVIIVPSPGMGHLIPFVELAKKLVHQHNFSVTFIIPNDGSPMKSHRQLLQALPKGVSSVFLPPVNFDDLPPDVLVETRITLSLTRSLDALRDTLKTLTDSTKVVALVVDLFGPFAFEIAKEFDVLPFVFFPTNAMLLSLSFHLPGLDETYSGEYKDMTEPVRLPGCVPVQGRDLVDPAQDRKGDAYKWILHICKLYNSAAGIMVNSFIDLEPGAFKALMEENNIGKPPVYPIGPLTQIGSTSGDVGESECLKWLDKQPKGSVLFVSFGSGGTLSHAQLNELSLGLEMSGQRFLWVVRSPHDEATNATYFGIRSADDPLAFLPEGFLDRTKGVGLVVPSWAPQIQVLSHSSTGGFLTHCGWNSILESVVNGVPLIAWPLYAEQRMNSVLLADGLKVALRVKVNENGLVMKEDIANYARSIFEGEEGKSIKSKMNELKSAATRALSEDGSSTKSLAEVARIWKDHKK, from the coding sequence ATGGACAACATCCAAGGCCAGGAGGCATCACCGCAGGTAATCATCGTACCATCTCCAGGGATGGGTCATCTAATCCCATTTGTTGAGTTGGCCAAAAAACTCGTTCACCAACACAACTTCTCTGTCACCTTCATCATACCAAACGATGGGTCACCCATGAAATCCCATAGGCAACTCCTTCAAGCCCTACCCAAAGGAGTATCCTCCGTCTTTCTCCCTCCAGTCAACTTCGATGACCTCCCACCGGACGTTTTGGTGGAGACTCGCATCACACTCAGCTTGACTCGGTCTCTTGATGCTTTACGTGACACTTTGAAGACTCTGACGGACTCAACTAAGGTTGTGGCTTTGGTTGTTGATCTTTTTGGTCCTTTTGCCTTTGAAATTGCTAAAGAGTTTGATGTTTTACCATTTGTCTTCTTTCCGACAAATGCTATGCTGTtgtctttgtcctttcacttgcCTGGGCTTGATGAAACATACTCCGGTGAGTATAAAGATATGACCGAACCGGTCAGACTCCCTGGTTGTGTTCCGGTTCAAGGAAGAGATCTTGTTGATCCGGCTCAGGATAGGAAAGGTGATGCCTACAAATGGATCCTTCATATATGTAAACTATACAATTCGGCTGCTGGGATTATGGTCAATAGCTTCATTGATTTGGAACCGGGTGCTTTTAAGGCTTTGATGGAGGAGAATAATATTGGTAAGCCTCCAGTTTACCCAATTGGGCCGCTAACACAGATCGGTTCAACCAGTGGGGATGTGGGAGAATCTGAGTGTTTGAAGTGGTTAGATAAGCAGCCGAAGGGGTCAGTGCTGTTTGTCTCTTTTGGTAGCGGAGGGACTTTGTCTCATGCTCAGTTAAATGAATTGTCCTTGGGTTTGGAAATGAGTGGTCAAAGATTTCTTTGGGTTGTTAGGAGTCCACACGATGAGGCTACCAATGCCACTTACTTTGGCATCCGAAGTGCTGATGATCCTTTAGCCTTTCTGCCAGAAGGGTTCTTGGACAGGACCAAAGGGGTTGGTCTAGTGGTGCCTTCTTGGGCTCCTCAGATTCAAGTCTTGAGCCACAGTTCAACTGGAGGGTTCTTGACTCATTGCGGGTGGAACTCAATCTTGGAAAGTGTAGTTAACGGTGTGCCCTTAATTGCATGGCCGCTCTATGCAGAACAAAGAATGAATTCAGTACTGCTAGCAGATGGTTTGAAGGTTGCGTTGAGGGTGAAAGTGAATGAGAATGGGCTGGTGATGAAAGAAGATATTGCAAATTATGCAAGGAGCAtttttgaaggagaagaagggAAATCGATAAAGAGCAAGATGAATGAACTAAAAAGTGCTGCCACAAGGGCTTTGAGCGAAGATGGGTCGTCTACAAAGTCTCTAGCAGAGGTGGCCAGAATCTGGAAGGACCATAAAAAGTAA